The DNA region ATTAGCAGCCGCATTAGATTTAGTTTCCATAGGTTTCTCATTTGAACAAAAAACAGCATGACAGATTTTATTAAGATCTGTTGCCCAAAGGTGACGAAGTCTTTAATCCTCGATTAACTTCATTTTGCATATACTCATAATTTGTCTTCTGTGTAGAACCTGTCCAGTTTGTAAGTTACACATTATTCAATGTAACCTGCACCCCCCCCTGTGCCAGGGTGACATTTCACGGCATATTTTATTGGGACATCAAACTCTGATGACAGACCAGGGGCCcgtttcacaaagcaggttCAACAAACTCTGAGTTAAAACCTTAACTCTGGGTTGAGCAACTCTGAGCTGTCAAACTCTAAGTTTTCGGTTTCAGAACAGGTGATAACACTTAGTTCAATCAACTCAGAGTCAAGGTAACCCTGAGTGAAGCTTGTGCATGAGGATATAAAAAGCCTTCATCAATGGAACACAGATAACATgattcaccatggcaacaagtgGTAAACAGCCTCGATCCTCCTACTTCTCCCCAGTGGAGTTGGAAATATTAATGACTGCGTATGCAGAAAGTgagcatatatttttaaaaagaagcaatactgtggcagcagcaaaaGCGCGGGATCTTGCGTGGCAGGAAATTGCTGACCGAGTCAATGCGTCAGtattaatttgagaaaaaaaagaaatgttttgtcttgaaTGTTCCACTTATTCAACAATTATAttccatatgtgtgtctgtgagcacagGTGCAACCCAACAGGCACCAAACGGACTTGGCAGCAGctaaagatgaaatataaaaatgtagttCAAACAGGTAAGGTATAATAAAGTACAAGCAATTGTGATGTTGTTTAGCCTGCCCTCATTAAACAGCATTTAGTGGCTACATTCAACATGTGATGGATATATTTAAGTAATTAgggaaatctgcaaaaaaaagagaaatcccaACACTGCCAGTATTTAATATTGTCTCTATGAAAGCAACACCTAAATGCCTTTTATACATACAAGTCtccaaagttgtgttttctgtatgtatttaaatttgacCTCCATTATAGCCAACAGAAAAAAGGCTGAGGCCCGCAAAACAGGTGgcggtccaccaccaccacctctcacagaggctgaaaagatggCCCTCAGTCAGAACAGTGGACGACCCATTGCTGAGGGCATCTCTGGGGGGAGTTCATCGGACCCACCCACGCCCCAGGTCACAGGGGCCTACATAAGAGGTAAGTTATTCAAATGAATGGCATGTACGTTAATCCTTTTTCTAGTGTTCGCTCAGTAATGGCCACCCATTCATCTTAGACACAACTTAGTTGGCACACTGATTTTTCTTGTAGCAGTAAGCTACAGTTCTTTGCAATTGGCTGCTTTTGCTTTCAGATATCAATCTATTTTAAGGTGACTCAGAGTttgaaaaattgtgtttaaattAGGTGGGGCACTTTTCTGGGTAATCATCAACTGTCTAATCTTCATTTTCTACCAGTTACTGATGGTGTAATCTGTCTCGTTGAGCCTTCTGCCATAACAGACCTCCATGCTGTTGTAAGTACTCTTAATATTCCACAGATTTTTCATAATTGGTAgaatttaacacacacattctgtttcattacaggaggatgatgaagaaaccttatcagctgccacagagagggaagatgcAGAGAGGCCTGCTGAAgtatacaccttttttttttaaaataactttggCTCAGTTAATAGTGTTGTTCCACAATACAACTTgcaacttctttctctctaacaGAGCCATGCTGGAAATTACAATGGGGAAGAAGGTCCATCAACCTCCACAGCACAGCTTACCTCAGTAAGATGTTGTTCAGCATTGACCCACAACTTACAATGACACTAAATAGACATGGCACtgaaattcaatgtcatttatgtTCCTATAGCTCCCTGTGAAACAACTTTACAAGGTATATTTAGaatctcaaataaacaaatcacaccTAGAAATGGAGCACATAAGGCTGCAGATcaccaaaacagaaaaggaaatacaacTGCTGGACCATCAGTTAAAGGTGGGTGACGTGCCCACAGgtggatgttttttaattgtttcaacaACAAAGGATTAACAACTGTACAAAATTTGTCCTTCTAGGAAATAAAGAAGACCTCATAAAATGAGATGCATATTGTCGTTCTTGAACATTGGGGAGGTGATGGGTCAGTTAGAAATGATTGACACATATCATGTCTCTAACAGCTCTTCCATCTCGTGTATC from Limanda limanda chromosome 5, fLimLim1.1, whole genome shotgun sequence includes:
- the LOC133002128 gene encoding uncharacterized protein LOC133002128, giving the protein MSSLVEERAGSDVAPEDPASEQPLCNPTGTKRTWQQLKMKYKNVVQTANRKKAEARKTGGGPPPPPLTEAEKMALSQNSGRPIAEGISGGSSSDPPTPQVTGAYIRVTDGVICLVEPSAITDLHAVEDDEETLSAATEREDAERPAESHAGNYNGEEGPSTSTAQLTSLPVKQLYKVYLESQINKSHLEMEHIRLQITKTEKEIQLLDHQLKEIKKTS